From one Simplicispira suum genomic stretch:
- a CDS encoding Crp/Fnr family transcriptional regulator: MNYPNAAASDTSIIRAPKSLCVSRVPIFNHLPADELRSIAGKSKMRVFERGAFIHHAGDESNQLFIIHRGRVKVYRLSEGGKEQLVRILEPGAFTGELALFCDSRHDSYAEAMEQSAICVIGREDFNKLVLRYPAIGLHVMAELALRLGASETQTAVIATTPVNERIGLYLASLSEKANSLSITLPMSRKDLASYLGTTPETISRRFAEFEEAHWIAQSGQRKIDILDLDALLLL; the protein is encoded by the coding sequence ATGAATTATCCTAACGCTGCGGCGTCAGATACGAGCATCATCAGAGCGCCCAAATCGCTCTGTGTGTCTCGGGTGCCGATCTTTAATCATCTGCCCGCCGATGAGTTGCGAAGTATCGCGGGTAAGTCAAAAATGCGTGTCTTCGAGCGTGGTGCATTCATCCACCATGCTGGCGACGAGTCGAATCAACTTTTCATCATTCATCGAGGCAGGGTCAAGGTATATCGCTTGTCAGAGGGCGGCAAAGAACAGTTGGTGCGCATTCTCGAGCCTGGAGCATTCACGGGCGAACTTGCACTATTTTGTGATTCACGGCATGACTCCTATGCGGAGGCGATGGAGCAATCAGCGATCTGCGTTATCGGACGTGAGGATTTTAATAAACTCGTGCTAAGGTATCCCGCCATTGGCTTGCACGTAATGGCCGAGCTGGCATTGCGGCTAGGTGCCAGTGAAACCCAAACTGCAGTCATTGCGACTACGCCAGTAAACGAACGCATTGGACTTTACCTCGCGTCTCTTTCTGAAAAGGCCAACTCCCTAAGCATTACCTTGCCCATGAGTCGAAAAGACCTAGCCTCCTATTTGGGTACGACGCCAGAGACTATCAGTCGTCGGTTTGCCGAATTCGAAGAAGCCCATTGGATCGCCCAATCCGGTCAACGCAAGATCGATATTCTG